One window of Sulfurospirillum sp. 1612 genomic DNA carries:
- the dapA gene encoding 4-hydroxy-tetrahydrodipicolinate synthase, translating to MTTSFKGSMTAIITPFKKGKLDEEKYAALISRQINNGINAIVPVGTTGESATLSHDEHKRCIEIAVKTSKGSNVKVLAGAGSNATWEAVDLAKFAQKHGADGILSVTPYYNKPMQEGLYQHYKAIAHSVDIPVLLYNVPGRTSCDLLPETIYRLFNDCENIFGVKEATGSIERCVDLLAHEPNLTVVSGDDAINYPILSNGGSGVISVTSNILPDQISQLTNLALEGDFHGAKAINDSLYEINKVLFCESNPIPIKAAMYLAGLLDTLEYRLPLTQPSSDHLKRIENTIKKYDIKGF from the coding sequence ATGACCACAAGTTTTAAAGGCTCTATGACAGCCATCATCACACCATTTAAAAAAGGGAAACTTGATGAAGAAAAGTATGCTGCGCTTATCAGCAGACAAATCAATAATGGTATCAATGCAATCGTACCGGTTGGCACAACAGGAGAGAGCGCAACACTCAGTCATGATGAACACAAACGATGTATCGAAATCGCGGTAAAAACGTCTAAAGGAAGCAATGTCAAAGTCTTGGCTGGTGCAGGTAGTAATGCCACTTGGGAAGCTGTAGATTTAGCAAAATTTGCACAAAAACACGGTGCAGATGGTATTTTATCTGTCACTCCTTATTATAACAAACCCATGCAAGAGGGTCTGTATCAACACTATAAAGCAATCGCACACAGTGTCGATATTCCGGTACTACTTTATAACGTACCAGGACGTACCAGTTGTGATCTCTTACCTGAGACCATTTACAGACTTTTTAATGATTGTGAAAATATCTTTGGTGTTAAAGAGGCAACCGGTTCTATCGAGAGATGTGTTGATTTATTGGCGCATGAACCAAATCTTACTGTTGTTAGTGGCGATGATGCTATTAACTACCCTATTCTCTCAAACGGAGGTAGCGGTGTCATTTCAGTGACATCAAATATATTGCCAGACCAAATATCTCAGTTAACCAACTTGGCACTTGAGGGAGATTTTCATGGCGCCAAAGCGATTAATGACTCATTATATGAAATCAATAAGGTACTTTTTTGTGAAAGCAATCCCATTCCAATCAAAGCAGCAATGTATCTAGCAGGTTTACTCGATACACTCGAATACCGATTGCCATTAACGCAACCAAGTAGTGACCATTTAAAGAGAATAGAAAATACAATTAAAAAATACGATATAAAAGGATTTTAG
- a CDS encoding M16 family metallopeptidase, with amino-acid sequence MIRILYFLLLTGVLMANSLPKYYTKTLENGLQVVAIPMDNGSGVITTDIIYKVGSRNEIMGKSGIAHMLEHMNFKSTKNLKAGEFDEIVKGFGGVNNASTSFDFTHYFIKSSTQNLGKSLKLFAELMANLKLTDKEFQPERNVVLEERRWRTDNSPIGFLYFKLFNNAFTYHPYHWTPIGFKDDIKNWTIKDIRDFHKRYYRPNNAIVIVAGDVDANKVFEETEKYFSAIKNSKIAIPKMHQVEPVQDGAKRIMIKKESQVQMLAIAYKIPAFNDPDQVALSALSEFLSNGKSSLLQKTLVDQKKMVNQIYAYNMEQKDPSLFLFLAVCNPGVKAEDVEKEILKIIANIKKGAIGDKEIEKIKINTKSDFIFSLESSSELANLFGGYFAKGDVTPLLEYEDKINKLTKKDLVNVAKKYLISEHSTTVILKKDFK; translated from the coding sequence ATGATTCGAATTTTATATTTTTTATTATTAACAGGAGTTTTGATGGCCAATTCATTGCCAAAATATTATACAAAAACATTAGAAAATGGATTGCAAGTGGTTGCAATTCCTATGGATAACGGTAGTGGCGTCATCACCACCGATATTATTTACAAAGTTGGCAGTCGTAATGAAATCATGGGGAAAAGCGGTATCGCACACATGCTAGAACACATGAATTTTAAATCTACCAAAAATCTCAAAGCGGGTGAGTTTGATGAAATCGTCAAAGGCTTTGGCGGTGTCAATAATGCCTCAACAAGTTTTGATTTTACGCACTATTTTATCAAAAGCTCTACGCAAAACCTTGGTAAATCTCTCAAACTTTTTGCTGAATTGATGGCCAATCTCAAGCTGACAGACAAAGAGTTTCAACCCGAAAGAAATGTCGTCTTAGAAGAGCGAAGATGGCGAACGGATAACTCTCCGATTGGTTTTCTTTATTTTAAATTGTTCAACAATGCCTTTACCTACCATCCTTACCATTGGACTCCGATAGGATTTAAAGATGATATCAAAAATTGGACCATTAAAGATATCCGAGATTTTCACAAACGCTATTATAGACCCAACAATGCCATCGTGATTGTCGCAGGAGATGTTGATGCTAATAAAGTTTTTGAAGAGACCGAAAAATATTTTAGCGCTATAAAAAATAGCAAGATAGCCATCCCCAAAATGCACCAAGTTGAACCAGTCCAAGATGGGGCTAAACGTATCATGATAAAAAAAGAGTCCCAGGTACAGATGCTAGCTATCGCTTATAAAATCCCGGCATTTAACGATCCCGACCAAGTAGCACTCTCTGCTTTGAGTGAATTTTTGAGCAATGGCAAAAGCAGTCTCTTGCAAAAAACACTGGTCGATCAAAAGAAAATGGTCAATCAAATTTATGCCTATAACATGGAACAAAAAGACCCTTCCTTGTTTCTTTTCTTGGCCGTATGTAACCCTGGAGTTAAAGCAGAAGATGTCGAAAAGGAAATTTTGAAGATCATCGCCAATATTAAAAAAGGTGCCATTGGAGATAAGGAAATCGAAAAAATAAAAATCAATACAAAATCTGATTTTATCTTTTCATTAGAGAGTTCCTCAGAACTGGCCAATTTATTTGGTGGATATTTTGCCAAAGGTGATGTGACTCCATTGCTAGAATATGAAGATAAAATTAATAAATTAACAAAAAAAGATTTGGTAAATGTTGCTAAAAAATACCTTATAAGCGAACACTCTACCACCGTAATCTTAAAAAAGGATTTTAAATGA